One window of the Papaver somniferum cultivar HN1 unplaced genomic scaffold, ASM357369v1 unplaced-scaffold_4062, whole genome shotgun sequence genome contains the following:
- the LOC113342389 gene encoding auxin-responsive protein SAUR23-like codes for MGIGLRSMALQSKHILKRASSVVDVPKGHCVVYVGETEKKSFIVPVSYLNHPAFQDLLSRAEEEFGFDHPMGGLTIPCKVSAFVDLTSQLRAS; via the coding sequence ATGGGTATCGGTTTACGTTCAATGGCCCTTCAATCCAAGCATATTCTAAAAAGGGCATCATCCGTTGTAGATGTTCCAAAAGGACATTGTGTTGTTTACGTGGGAGAGACTGAAAAGAAGAGTTTCATTGTTCCAGTATCTTACTTGAACCATCCTGCATTCCAAGACTTATTAAGCCGTGCTGAAGAAGAATTTGGATTCGATCACCCAATGGGAGGTCTCACCATTCCTTGCAAAGTGTCCGCTTTCGTTGATCTCACTTCTCAGTTGAGGGCTTCATGA
- the LOC113342388 gene encoding auxin-induced protein X10A-like: MVIRFHSMVSQSKQILKLQSLLTQPASSLIVDVPKGHCVVYVGETEKKRFLVPISYLNHPMFQDLLRSAEEEFGFDHPMGGLTIPCKEAAFIDLTTQLNAS, translated from the coding sequence ATGGTTATCCGTTTCCATTCAATGGTTTCTCAGtcaaagcaaattctcaaactacAATCTCTTCTCACTCAACCAGCATCATCGTTAATAGTAGATGTACCTAAAGGTCATTGTGTTGTTTATGTTGGAGAAACTGAAAAGAAAAGGTTCTTGGTTCCAATATCTTACTTGAATCATCCCATGTTTCAAGACTTACTAAGAAGTGCAGAAGAAGAGTTTGGTTTTGATCATCCGATGGGAGGTCTCACAATTCCTTGTAAAGAAGCCGCCTTCATAGATTTAACTACTCAGTTGAATGCATCATGA